GGTGACCTTTCCGTGCGGGAGGTCAATCCGGCGGCCCGTCCGGCCGGCGCGCTCACCTCCCTCGACGCGGCCGTGGGCGCCTTTGCCACCGGCCCGATTCCGGCCGGGCAGTACATCGTGTCTGGACAGCTCGCGGACTCGCGCCGCGCCGCGTTGCTGGCGCATGCCGGGTCGATCGCACCAGGTCACGCCCTGATTGCGATCCCGGTCGATGCCACGCGAGCGTTGGGCGGTGTGGTGCCGCCCTCCCAAGTCGTCGATGTTCTGGTGGCAAGCCCCGAACCCGCCGCCGACCGGACGCTGTCCGGATCGGTGCCGCAGCACGTGGAGGTGCTCGGTCGCGGCGTGCTACTGGTGGAGCTGCGCAGCGACCGCGGCGAGGCTCTGCAGGGCCCTGCGGACGACGACAGCTTGGCCCGCCGAGCCTCCGTCCGAATCGGCGCCGCCGTGCTGGCGGTGCCCACGGCGGACGTGCCGCG
This Chloroflexota bacterium DNA region includes the following protein-coding sequences:
- the cpaB gene encoding Flp pilus assembly protein CpaB — translated: MKRHWLLAVGLLLGLAAGVLVYQSMQMAPVVTAARPLDVGDRLSPGDLSVREVNPAARPAGALTSLDAAVGAFATGPIPAGQYIVSGQLADSRRAALLAHAGSIAPGHALIAIPVDATRALGGVVPPSQVVDVLVASPEPAADRTLSGSVPQHVEVLGRGVLLVELRSDRGEALQGPADDDSLARRASVRIGAAVLAVPTADVPRYVARIPTGTFVLSQRLDVPTGSASVGQHQTVQGRP